From Rhododendron vialii isolate Sample 1 chromosome 10a, ASM3025357v1, the proteins below share one genomic window:
- the LOC131304309 gene encoding uncharacterized protein LOC131304309 has translation MSIELLSFFVARRCTRSCCFIEETEFVSGLEEVSHGLTVVGSKGAMELSKRKGKAVCVAKGKETVAHQVLDGDLEKIVKFLREKNVGIVICDELELNQAHKVTTSRAEQDAVLEARKTSTRQPGSINKPQKQFLMNQLTMMRWLN, from the exons ATGTCAATTGAATTGCTCTCTTTCTTTGTTGCACGCCGTTGTACACGAAGTTGCTGCTTTATTGAAGAGACGGAATTTGTTAGTGGATTGGAGGAGGTTAGTCACGGACTCACGGTTGTTGGCTCAAAAG GAGCAATGGAACTTTCTAAACGGAAAGGGAAGGCCGTCTGTGTAGCCAAGGGAAAGGAAACTGTTGCTCATCAAGTG CTGGATGGTGATTTGGAGAAAATT GTTAAGTTTCTTCGAGAAAAGAATGTTGGCATAGTGATCTGTGATGAACTAGAATTGAATCAG GCACACAAAGTGACAACCTCTCGTGCGGAGCAGGATGCAGTATTAGAAGCAAG GAAAACATCTACTAGACAGCCAGGCTCCATAAACA AGCCTCAGAAGCAGTTTCTCATGAATCAATTGACTATGATGCGCTGGTTGAATTAG
- the LOC131304307 gene encoding uncharacterized protein LOC131304307, whose product MTSMRVRCAQKGGYPQRQSFPRQLNEKYILMDNKRHQKMTQRCRLSVAAKLVGEGTNTSSNKFGLDYLIRSDHRTRDDWTEISNAGSNKRTFDKEDANSEKLDQWMRDSVVEIVSNIGEAPLLLHIYSDDERKESSSKTSNRLVIEKAVAKSWPIIKGRWKVGSPVPNGVILVEELKSKEDAVSHDEEDKWNDADINNQLDSTTKTWGVLIQAKGLNYTACYILRTCRVQTFFGVCTHFYLVRVNCFVENADTQLKKMWLQR is encoded by the exons ATGACATCCATGCGGGTGCGTTGCGCCCAAAAAGGCGGATATCCGCAGCGTCAATCTTTTCCCAGACAATTGAACGAGAAATACATATTGATGGATAACAAGCGGCACCAAAAGATGACACAACGCTGCCGTTTGAGTGTTGCCGCTAAACTGGTCGGCGAAGGCACGAACACATCCTCTAACAAATTCGGTTTGGATTATTTGATTCGTTCTGATCATCGTACCCGTGATGACTGGACGGAGATCAGCAACGCAGGCTCAAACAAAAGAACCTTTGACAAGGAGGACGCCAACTCTGAAAAACTCGACCAATGGATGAGAGACTCTGTTGTAGAG ATTGTGAGTAACATTGGCGAAGCACCTTTGTTGTTGCACATATATTCTGATGATGAAAGGAAGGAATCTTCATCAAAGACATCTAATAGATTGGTCATAGAGAAAGCTGTTGCCAAGAGCTGGCCTATAATTAAGGGAAGATGGAAAGTGGGAAGCCCTGTTCCAAATGGTGTTATTTTGGTGGAAGAACTTAAAAGCAAAGAAGATGCTGTTAGTCATGATGAAGAAGACAAGTGGAATGATGCAGACATTAACAACCAATTGGACTCCACAACTAAAACATGGGGTGTGCTCATTCAAGCTAAAGGGCTTAATTACACTGCTTGTTACATCCTAAGGACTTGTCGAgttcaaaccttttttggggtttgcaCCCACTTTTATTTAGTAAGGGTCAATTGCTTTGTAGAAAATGCTGACACTCAGCTGAAGAAAATGTGGTTGCAAAGATGA